Proteins encoded in a region of the Ruegeria sp. AD91A genome:
- a CDS encoding glutathione S-transferase family protein, with amino-acid sequence MSIKLHCFGESGNSYKAALALEMSSLEWEPVFVDFFKGVTRTPEYRAEVNEMGEVPVLIDGDFRTSQSGAIQAYVTEKSSKFGGKDQEENYDILRWVLWDNHKLSSMAGLTRFLINFLPEQHRNPDVIAFNQGRLKAAYQVLNAHLEGRDWIVGDGVTNADLSCCGYLYYPEPFGFDRADWPHIDAWLSRLSEQPGWKHPYDLMPGNPSDRA; translated from the coding sequence ATGTCCATCAAACTTCATTGCTTCGGAGAAAGTGGGAACAGCTACAAGGCTGCTTTGGCACTGGAAATGTCCAGTTTGGAGTGGGAACCGGTCTTCGTCGACTTCTTCAAAGGTGTAACCCGCACGCCTGAGTATCGCGCCGAAGTGAATGAAATGGGCGAAGTACCTGTTCTGATCGACGGCGATTTTCGCACCAGCCAATCCGGCGCCATCCAGGCCTATGTGACTGAGAAGTCCAGCAAGTTCGGCGGTAAGGACCAGGAAGAGAACTATGACATTCTGCGCTGGGTGCTTTGGGACAATCACAAGCTCAGCTCGATGGCGGGCCTGACCCGGTTCCTGATCAACTTTCTGCCCGAACAGCATCGCAACCCGGATGTGATCGCCTTCAACCAGGGCCGCCTGAAGGCTGCCTATCAGGTGCTGAACGCGCATCTGGAAGGCCGAGACTGGATCGTTGGTGACGGCGTGACCAACGCCGACCTTAGCTGCTGCGGCTATCTCTATTACCCAGAACCTTTCGGCTTTGATCGTGCCGACTGGCCCCATATCGACGCCTGGCTTTCTCGCCTGTCCGAGCAGCCCGGCTGGAAACACCCCTATGACCTGATGCCCGGCAACCCGTCGGATCGAGCTTGA
- a CDS encoding acetyl-CoA C-acetyltransferase has translation MTEAYIYDALRTPRGKGRKDGSLHEVTSVRLSALTLNAMKERNNLEGHAVEDVIWGNVTQVMEQGGCLARSAVLASDLDQSIPGLAINRFCASGMEAVNLAANQVKGGAGDAYIAGGVEMMGRVPMGSDGAAIAVDPSLAMETYFVPQGISADIIATEYGFSRDDADALAVESQKRAAEAWADNRFEKSVITVKDQNGLPILDRDEYMRPGTDMQSLGALNPSFQMMGEQMPGFDKVAMLKYPHLERINHIHHAGNSSGIVDGAAAVLIGNKEFGEKYGLKPRARIKATAKIGTDPTIMLTGPVPVTEKILADNGMKISDLDLFEVNEAFASVVLRFQQAFDVDPALVNVNGGSIAMGHPLGATGAIIIGTLLDELERQDKETGLATLCIASGMGAATIIERV, from the coding sequence ATGACCGAAGCATATATTTATGACGCCCTGCGCACACCGCGCGGCAAGGGCCGCAAGGATGGCAGCCTGCACGAGGTAACCTCGGTGCGCCTGTCCGCCCTGACCCTGAACGCGATGAAAGAACGCAACAACCTTGAAGGGCACGCCGTCGAGGACGTGATCTGGGGTAACGTCACGCAGGTGATGGAACAAGGCGGCTGTCTGGCACGCTCGGCGGTCCTGGCCTCGGATCTGGACCAGTCGATCCCCGGCCTGGCGATCAACCGCTTCTGCGCGAGCGGAATGGAAGCAGTGAATTTGGCGGCAAACCAGGTCAAAGGCGGCGCAGGCGACGCTTACATCGCAGGTGGCGTTGAGATGATGGGTCGTGTTCCCATGGGCAGCGATGGCGCGGCGATTGCCGTTGACCCCTCTCTGGCGATGGAAACCTACTTCGTGCCGCAGGGTATCTCGGCCGACATCATTGCGACGGAATATGGGTTCAGCCGCGATGACGCAGACGCTCTGGCGGTTGAATCGCAAAAGCGCGCGGCCGAAGCTTGGGCCGACAACCGGTTCGAAAAGTCGGTCATCACCGTCAAGGATCAGAACGGCCTGCCCATTCTGGACCGTGACGAATACATGCGCCCCGGCACCGACATGCAAAGCCTTGGCGCACTGAACCCGTCCTTCCAGATGATGGGCGAACAGATGCCCGGCTTCGACAAGGTAGCAATGTTGAAATACCCGCATCTTGAGCGGATCAATCACATCCACCACGCGGGCAACAGCTCGGGCATCGTGGATGGTGCGGCTGCGGTCTTGATCGGCAACAAGGAATTCGGCGAGAAATATGGCCTGAAACCGCGCGCCCGCATCAAGGCCACCGCCAAGATCGGCACCGACCCGACCATCATGCTGACTGGCCCGGTTCCAGTGACCGAGAAGATCCTGGCTGACAACGGCATGAAGATCAGCGATCTGGACCTGTTCGAGGTCAACGAAGCCTTTGCCTCGGTCGTGCTGCGGTTCCAGCAGGCATTCGATGTCGATCCCGCCCTGGTCAATGTCAACGGCGGCTCGATCGCGATGGGACACCCGCTGGGCGCAACCGGTGCGATTATCATCGGCACTTTGCTGGATGAACTGGAGCGTCAGGACAAGGAAACCGGTCTGGCCACGCTCTGCATTGCGTCCGGCATGGGTGCGGCAACGATTATCGAGCGCGTATGA
- a CDS encoding cupin domain-containing protein → MPKLDLSQIPFKGGSSYPGRLAEATAGRFIQRIGDAGGLTQYGVNIVRLEPQGLSSLRHYHMEQDEFAIMLSGTCVLIDDDGEQVMLPGDCAAWPAGEANGHHLVNKSDAPATFLVVGTRTPTETGFYSDIDMMVKDDENGFSFTRKDGSPLTADQIGDDND, encoded by the coding sequence ATGCCCAAACTGGATCTTTCACAGATACCGTTCAAGGGCGGCTCGTCCTACCCCGGCAGGCTGGCCGAGGCGACTGCGGGTCGTTTCATTCAGCGGATCGGGGATGCGGGCGGCCTGACCCAATACGGGGTCAACATCGTGCGGCTTGAACCGCAGGGCCTGTCTTCGCTGCGCCACTACCACATGGAGCAGGACGAATTTGCCATCATGCTCAGTGGCACCTGCGTGCTGATCGATGACGATGGTGAGCAAGTGATGTTGCCCGGCGATTGCGCCGCTTGGCCCGCAGGTGAGGCCAATGGCCATCATCTGGTGAACAAATCCGATGCGCCCGCAACCTTTTTGGTTGTGGGAACGCGAACCCCGACCGAGACCGGCTTTTACAGCGACATAGACATGATGGTGAAGGATGATGAGAACGGTTTCTCCTTCACCCGCAAGGACGGCAGCCCGCTGACGGCTGACCAGATTGGAGATGACAATGACTGA
- a CDS encoding 3-hydroxyacyl-CoA dehydrogenase NAD-binding domain-containing protein, whose translation MTDFTLTKDADGVAFVTWDAQGKSMNVLTREAFQEVSQLIDQALSDDEIKGIVITSGKEGSFAGGMDLNTLATIRQEAGDEPAQALFDFVMGGHHILRKLELAGMDPKTKKGGKPIACAINGTCAGIGTEIALACHHRVMTSNPKSKIGLPEILLGIFPGGGGTIRYSRMVGAMAAAPVLLEGKMMDPAKAKGAQLIDAVADDPVAAAKEWVLNAKDADLVKPWDAKGYKMPGGAPYHPAGFMTFVGASAMVHGKTQGAFPAAKALLSAIYEGALVDFDTALKIEARWFTNVLMNPSSSAMIRTLFLNKEALEKGAVRPKGVPDQRVKKIGVLGAGMMGAGIALVSAQAGMEVVLIDRDQEAADKGKAYTETYLDKGIKRGKVTAEKKEAMLARITATPDLDHLKGCDLIIEAVFEDMGVKAEMTKKVEAIIPEDCIFASNTSTLPISDLAKASVRPEQFIGIHFFSPVEKMLLVEIIKGKETGDRAVAKALDYVRQIRKTPIVVNDARFFYANRCIIPYINEGVRMIAEGVNPVLIDNAARQLGFPVGPIQLTDETSIDLGAKIARATKAAMGNAYPESPSDDLIFWMEEQGRLGRKANAGFFVYDEKGKRVEYWKGLQEKYPLAKDQPDLIEVQERLMFAQVLEAVRALEEGVLEDIREGDVGAILGWGFAPWSGGPLSWLDIIGTPYAAERCDQLAEKYGERFACPSLLREMAEKGQTFYGRFNPEAKAA comes from the coding sequence ATGACTGATTTCACTCTGACCAAAGACGCGGACGGCGTCGCCTTTGTTACCTGGGACGCCCAGGGAAAATCCATGAACGTGCTGACCCGCGAAGCTTTTCAAGAAGTCAGCCAACTGATTGATCAGGCCCTAAGCGACGACGAGATCAAAGGTATTGTCATCACCTCGGGCAAGGAAGGCTCTTTTGCCGGCGGCATGGACCTGAACACACTGGCGACTATCCGTCAGGAAGCGGGTGACGAACCCGCACAGGCATTGTTTGATTTCGTCATGGGCGGGCACCACATCCTGCGCAAGCTGGAATTGGCGGGCATGGACCCCAAGACCAAGAAAGGCGGCAAACCCATCGCCTGCGCGATCAACGGAACTTGCGCCGGGATCGGGACCGAGATCGCACTGGCCTGTCATCACCGAGTTATGACCAGCAACCCAAAGTCCAAGATCGGTCTGCCTGAGATCCTGCTGGGCATCTTCCCCGGCGGAGGTGGCACCATCCGTTACAGCCGCATGGTTGGTGCAATGGCGGCGGCCCCCGTACTGCTTGAAGGCAAGATGATGGACCCGGCCAAAGCCAAGGGCGCACAGTTGATCGATGCAGTTGCAGACGATCCGGTTGCCGCAGCCAAAGAATGGGTTCTGAATGCCAAGGACGCTGATCTGGTGAAACCTTGGGACGCGAAGGGCTACAAGATGCCCGGTGGCGCGCCTTACCACCCTGCCGGATTCATGACCTTCGTGGGCGCAAGCGCCATGGTTCACGGAAAAACTCAAGGCGCCTTCCCTGCGGCCAAAGCCCTTCTGAGCGCGATCTATGAGGGCGCGCTGGTTGATTTTGACACCGCTTTGAAAATTGAAGCCCGCTGGTTCACCAACGTTCTGATGAACCCCTCCTCGTCGGCGATGATCCGGACACTGTTCCTCAACAAGGAAGCGCTTGAAAAAGGCGCGGTCCGTCCGAAAGGTGTGCCCGATCAGCGCGTCAAGAAAATCGGCGTTCTGGGCGCTGGCATGATGGGGGCCGGTATTGCACTGGTTTCTGCCCAAGCTGGCATGGAAGTCGTTCTGATCGACCGCGATCAGGAAGCGGCCGACAAAGGCAAAGCTTATACCGAAACCTATCTGGACAAGGGTATCAAGCGCGGCAAGGTCACGGCTGAAAAGAAAGAGGCCATGCTGGCGCGCATCACGGCGACACCGGATCTGGACCATCTGAAAGGGTGTGACCTGATTATTGAAGCCGTGTTTGAAGACATGGGCGTAAAGGCCGAGATGACCAAAAAGGTAGAGGCGATCATCCCGGAAGATTGCATCTTTGCCTCGAACACGTCGACCCTGCCGATCTCGGATCTGGCCAAGGCAAGCGTGCGTCCGGAACAATTCATCGGCATCCACTTCTTCTCGCCGGTCGAGAAGATGTTGCTGGTCGAGATCATCAAGGGCAAGGAAACCGGTGATCGCGCGGTGGCCAAGGCACTGGACTATGTGCGCCAGATCCGCAAGACACCCATCGTCGTCAACGACGCCCGCTTCTTCTACGCCAACCGCTGCATCATTCCGTACATCAACGAAGGCGTGCGGATGATCGCCGAGGGTGTAAACCCTGTGCTGATCGACAACGCGGCGCGTCAGCTGGGCTTCCCGGTGGGGCCGATACAGCTGACCGACGAAACCTCGATTGATCTGGGTGCCAAGATCGCCCGTGCGACCAAGGCAGCCATGGGCAATGCCTATCCGGAAAGCCCCTCGGACGATCTGATCTTCTGGATGGAAGAACAGGGCCGTCTGGGGCGCAAGGCGAATGCCGGCTTCTTCGTCTATGACGAAAAGGGCAAACGTGTCGAATACTGGAAGGGTCTTCAGGAAAAATATCCACTTGCCAAAGACCAGCCCGACCTGATCGAAGTACAGGAGCGTCTGATGTTCGCGCAGGTTCTGGAAGCGGTTCGGGCGCTGGAAGAAGGCGTGCTGGAAGACATCCGTGAGGGCGATGTGGGCGCCATTCTGGGCTGGGGCTTTGCGCCGTGGTCCGGTGGTCCGCTCAGCTGGCTCGACATCATCGGCACGCCCTATGCGGCCGAACGATGTGATCAGCTGGCCGAGAAATATGGCGAACGCTTTGCCTGCCCGTCGCTGCTGCGTGAGATGGCCGAGAAGGGTCAAACCTTCTACGGGCGCTTCAACCCCGAAGCAAAGGCTGCCTGA
- a CDS encoding Hint domain-containing protein — protein sequence MSEVTSISVYLDQSSETGPSTLNHAVNARRGGFLNGTKIATTSGWKPVERIAVGDLVRTLDHGFKEVRRISTSVVVIPAEERRSEYLPVFVPARAAYNGRPVWLMPEQGIALNLTRSDVRASVCSVVSARLLNGVGRFMSQAPGSSFEVRSLFFDEDQVIFVEGGLQAYCPSGLFNMRGTASGPGYDVADEETGTELVNLIASRGDMSALANPLGALPAPIPQEPIFPIRPPSGVRRPGRPGRPNAPVLFLRPEWQI from the coding sequence GTGTCTGAAGTTACGAGTATTTCTGTATATCTTGATCAGTCGTCCGAAACTGGTCCATCCACTTTGAACCACGCCGTGAATGCGCGCCGTGGCGGATTTTTGAACGGCACGAAGATTGCGACAACCAGCGGGTGGAAACCGGTGGAACGCATTGCAGTTGGCGATCTGGTCCGAACACTGGATCACGGGTTCAAAGAGGTGCGCCGCATCTCGACCAGCGTCGTGGTCATTCCTGCCGAAGAGCGCCGTTCGGAGTATTTGCCGGTTTTTGTACCTGCACGCGCCGCGTATAACGGGCGTCCCGTCTGGCTGATGCCCGAGCAGGGCATTGCTCTGAACCTGACACGGTCTGATGTCAGGGCCAGCGTGTGTTCCGTAGTGTCCGCACGATTGCTGAACGGCGTGGGTCGGTTTATGTCGCAGGCACCGGGATCGTCGTTTGAGGTCCGTTCCCTGTTTTTCGACGAAGATCAGGTGATCTTTGTTGAAGGCGGCCTGCAGGCTTACTGCCCTTCCGGCCTTTTCAACATGCGCGGCACGGCCAGCGGGCCTGGTTACGATGTCGCTGATGAAGAGACCGGTACAGAACTGGTCAACCTGATTGCAAGCAGGGGCGATATGTCAGCCCTTGCCAACCCATTGGGTGCCCTGCCTGCACCCATTCCGCAGGAGCCGATATTTCCGATCCGTCCGCCCTCTGGGGTCAGGCGACCGGGTCGACCGGGGCGTCCAAACGCGCCGGTGCTGTTTCTGCGGCCCGAATGGCAGATCTAA
- a CDS encoding DMT family transporter: MQADTTTAPVLASALMVAAMAIIGVIDNVVILLAETVGLWQFHFMRALLMLPLIVGLSFLGLGGLRPHRWGPVILRSLLITTAMFFYFASLSMMPIAQALAGLFTSPIFVLLISSIALRQKIGPWRILAVLIGFSGTLLVLQPNPVEFDMRSVFPIAAGFFYALSSIMTRTYCARESTVAMLAAMVITLGLSGAVGVILFTVSPVATLDGPEGFVTRGWVWGVGPALQWISIQAVGSTIAVFMLIKAYQVGETSYVAVFEYSVMIFGPLFAFVALGQTLDLMQVSGIVLIATAGVLLGWRAKRSSTQQELA; this comes from the coding sequence ATGCAGGCAGACACGACCACCGCCCCGGTGCTGGCTTCGGCCCTGATGGTAGCTGCGATGGCGATTATCGGCGTGATCGACAACGTTGTGATCCTGCTGGCCGAGACGGTCGGGCTGTGGCAATTCCATTTTATGCGGGCACTGTTGATGCTGCCGCTGATTGTTGGCCTTTCCTTTCTGGGGCTGGGTGGGCTGAGGCCGCATCGGTGGGGACCTGTCATCTTACGCAGTTTGTTGATCACAACGGCTATGTTTTTCTATTTTGCGTCTCTGTCGATGATGCCGATTGCGCAAGCCCTGGCAGGGTTGTTCACCTCCCCGATTTTCGTGCTGTTGATTTCGTCCATTGCGCTCAGACAAAAGATAGGGCCGTGGCGCATTCTGGCTGTACTGATCGGTTTTTCGGGTACTCTTCTGGTTTTGCAGCCAAACCCGGTCGAGTTTGATATGCGTTCGGTTTTCCCGATTGCCGCTGGTTTTTTCTATGCCTTGAGTTCGATCATGACGCGGACATATTGCGCGCGTGAAAGCACGGTTGCGATGCTGGCGGCCATGGTCATTACCCTTGGCCTGTCAGGGGCCGTGGGGGTTATTTTGTTCACGGTCTCGCCTGTTGCCACGCTGGACGGGCCCGAAGGCTTTGTCACGCGGGGATGGGTCTGGGGCGTGGGGCCCGCATTGCAATGGATTTCAATTCAGGCAGTCGGGTCGACGATTGCGGTCTTCATGCTCATCAAAGCCTATCAGGTAGGCGAGACCTCTTACGTGGCCGTGTTCGAGTATTCGGTGATGATCTTCGGGCCGCTCTTTGCATTCGTCGCACTGGGTCAAACCCTCGATCTGATGCAGGTGTCCGGGATCGTCCTGATCGCGACAGCAGGGGTTTTGCTGGGCTGGCGGGCCAAACGGTCATCCACCCAGCAAGAACTTGCCTGA
- the upp gene encoding uracil phosphoribosyltransferase, translating to MSEHLTVVDHPLVQHKLTLMRDKGTSTAGFRQLLREITLLLAYEVTREIPLTTRHIETPMEEMDAPILAGKKMALVSILRAGNGMLDGVLELVPSARVGFVGLYRDEETLKPVQYYFKAPESLKDRLVIAVDPMLATGNSSAAAVDLLKEAGATDIRFLCLLAAPEGVARMKEAHPDVHIVTAALDRELNSKGYIMPGLGDAGDRMFGTK from the coding sequence ATGAGCGAACATCTGACCGTCGTCGATCACCCGCTGGTGCAACACAAACTGACGCTCATGCGAGACAAGGGTACCTCGACCGCCGGGTTCCGGCAGTTGCTGCGCGAAATAACGTTGTTGTTGGCCTATGAGGTCACGCGCGAAATTCCGTTAACCACGCGCCATATCGAAACGCCGATGGAAGAAATGGATGCCCCCATTCTTGCGGGCAAGAAAATGGCGCTGGTGTCGATCCTGCGTGCCGGAAACGGGATGCTGGATGGGGTGTTGGAATTGGTTCCTTCTGCGCGCGTCGGTTTTGTCGGTCTGTATCGCGACGAAGAAACGCTGAAGCCCGTGCAGTATTACTTCAAAGCACCCGAGAGCCTGAAAGACCGTTTGGTTATCGCGGTGGATCCGATGCTGGCCACTGGCAACAGCTCGGCTGCGGCCGTTGACCTGCTGAAAGAGGCGGGGGCGACGGATATCCGCTTTCTCTGTCTGTTGGCCGCGCCGGAAGGGGTCGCGCGTATGAAAGAGGCGCACCCGGATGTACATATCGTCACTGCTGCACTGGACCGCGAGCTGAACTCGAAAGGCTATATCATGCCGGGTCTGGGCGATGCAGGCGACCGGATGTTTGGAACCAAGTAA
- a CDS encoding adenosine deaminase, translated as MSVADLPKIELHLHHEGAAPPAFIRQLAHDKRVDLSGIFKSDGSYDFRDFAHFLNVYEAACEVLKTPEDFRRLTLAILEESARNGVVYSETFLSPDFCGGGDLHAWQDYLNAIQDAADEAERKFDITLRGVITCVRHFGPEQAKRSAYCAAETAGDWITGFGMGGNESVGTQGDFKWAFDCAREAGLRLTTHAGEFGGPESVRDAVRDLGVERIGHGVRALEDPDLVRELVDREITLEVCPGSNVVLGLFPDFAAHPIANLRDAGVKVTVSTDDPPFFHTTMRREYEMLNAAFGWEAEDFAALNQAALEAAFCDDDTRARVNKRLENT; from the coding sequence ATGAGCGTCGCCGACCTGCCGAAAATAGAACTGCACCTGCATCACGAAGGCGCCGCGCCACCGGCATTCATCCGCCAGCTTGCGCATGACAAGCGGGTGGACCTGAGCGGTATCTTTAAGTCCGACGGTTCTTATGATTTTCGCGATTTCGCGCATTTCCTGAATGTGTATGAGGCCGCCTGCGAAGTCCTGAAAACGCCTGAAGACTTCCGGCGGCTGACATTGGCCATTCTCGAAGAAAGCGCCCGGAACGGCGTGGTCTATTCGGAGACCTTCCTCAGCCCGGACTTTTGCGGGGGTGGTGATCTGCACGCGTGGCAGGACTATCTGAATGCCATTCAGGACGCTGCGGATGAAGCCGAACGCAAGTTCGACATAACCCTGCGGGGTGTCATCACATGTGTCCGCCATTTTGGCCCCGAGCAAGCCAAGCGGAGCGCCTATTGTGCAGCAGAAACAGCGGGCGACTGGATTACCGGTTTTGGCATGGGGGGAAATGAATCCGTTGGCACACAGGGTGACTTCAAATGGGCTTTCGACTGCGCGCGCGAAGCCGGGCTTCGCCTGACGACACATGCGGGTGAGTTCGGAGGCCCTGAAAGCGTGCGTGATGCTGTGCGCGATCTGGGGGTCGAGCGCATCGGGCACGGAGTTCGCGCCCTCGAGGATCCGGACCTTGTTCGCGAACTGGTCGACCGGGAAATCACTCTTGAGGTCTGTCCTGGATCGAATGTGGTTCTGGGGCTTTTCCCCGATTTTGCGGCCCACCCGATTGCGAACTTGCGCGATGCAGGCGTGAAGGTAACGGTATCCACAGACGATCCCCCGTTTTTTCACACGACCATGCGACGGGAATATGAGATGTTGAACGCAGCCTTCGGCTGGGAGGCCGAAGATTTTGCGGCCCTGAATCAGGCCGCCCTGGAAGCGGCCTTTTGCGATGATGATACCCGCGCGCGGGTCAACAAAAGACTGGAGAACACATGA
- a CDS encoding phosphopentomutase, which yields MSRAFLAVMDSVGIGGAPDADCFFNGDVPDSGANTLAHIAQACAEGRAEDGRSGPLNLPNLDAMGLGAAARLASGDATPGLDARPIGLWGCAREHSPGKDTPSGHWELAGLPVPWEWHYFPDTVPAFRADLSRAAARAAGTEGILGDCHASGTAIIAELGAEHMRTGWPICYTSADSVFQIAAHEESFGLDRLLGMCRALAPRLHEMKVGRVIARPFVGTPEAGFERTTNRKDFAIQPPAPVLTNWVQDAGRKVHAVGKIGDIFSMQGIDTLRKGSDAELMRHLSDLVDDAEEGSLTFANFVEFDSLYGHRRDISGYARALEWFDREIGEILARLRPGDLLVLTADHGNDPSWTGTDHTREQVPVLISGSGTGQIGQVDFADIAASIAHHLNIPAQGPGRNFL from the coding sequence ATGAGCCGTGCATTTCTCGCCGTCATGGATTCCGTTGGAATAGGCGGTGCGCCTGATGCCGATTGTTTTTTCAATGGGGACGTCCCGGATAGTGGGGCAAATACGCTGGCTCATATCGCGCAGGCTTGTGCCGAAGGGCGGGCCGAAGACGGTCGCTCGGGCCCTTTGAACCTGCCGAACCTCGACGCGATGGGTTTGGGTGCGGCTGCGCGACTGGCGTCTGGGGACGCAACCCCCGGATTGGACGCCAGACCCATTGGGCTGTGGGGCTGCGCGCGCGAGCATTCGCCCGGCAAAGACACGCCCTCGGGCCACTGGGAACTGGCAGGTCTGCCGGTACCCTGGGAATGGCACTATTTCCCGGATACGGTTCCAGCTTTTCGTGCGGACCTGAGCCGGGCAGCGGCCCGGGCCGCCGGGACCGAAGGCATCCTTGGCGATTGCCATGCCTCGGGCACGGCGATCATCGCTGAATTAGGTGCCGAGCATATGCGAACCGGCTGGCCGATCTGCTACACCTCAGCCGACAGTGTGTTTCAGATCGCAGCCCATGAAGAGAGTTTCGGGCTGGACCGTTTGCTGGGTATGTGCCGCGCACTTGCACCGCGCTTGCACGAGATGAAAGTGGGCCGTGTCATTGCGCGCCCCTTTGTCGGCACGCCAGAGGCGGGATTTGAACGGACAACCAACCGCAAGGATTTCGCCATTCAGCCGCCCGCTCCGGTTCTGACCAATTGGGTGCAGGATGCCGGGCGGAAGGTGCACGCGGTGGGCAAGATCGGCGACATCTTTTCCATGCAGGGTATCGACACGTTGCGCAAAGGGTCGGACGCTGAACTCATGCGGCACCTTTCAGATCTGGTGGATGACGCCGAAGAGGGCAGCCTGACTTTCGCCAATTTTGTTGAATTCGACAGTCTTTATGGCCACCGTCGGGATATCAGCGGCTATGCCCGAGCATTAGAATGGTTCGACCGGGAGATCGGTGAGATTCTGGCCAGGCTCCGCCCCGGCGACCTGTTGGTGTTGACCGCCGATCATGGCAATGATCCCAGCTGGACAGGAACAGATCACACACGTGAACAAGTACCGGTTCTGATTTCCGGGTCTGGCACGGGGCAGATCGGCCAGGTGGACTTTGCCGACATTGCCGCCAGCATCGCCCATCACCTGAACATTCCGGCGCAAGGGCCGGGAAGGAATTTTCTATGA
- a CDS encoding thymidine phosphorylase: MDARSIIAKLRRQEVPGREELIWFAQGLADGSVSDAQAGAFAMAVCMGSLGAQGRADLTIAMRDSGDVLTWDVDGPVIDKHSTGGVGDSVSLVLAPALAECGAYVPMISGRGLGHTGGTLDKLEAIPGVNTQIGQDRLAQILRETGAAIVGATGQIAPADKRLYAVRDVTATVESLDLITASILSKKLAAGPDALVLDVKVGSGAFMKTMEDARKLATALTETANAAGCRTSAVITDMNQPLAPALGNALEIAEVMKVLTGSDMSPLADISAELGGVLLTDAGMCGSVDEGRDKIFEIIRDGRAAERFGRMMAAVGGPVQLVETWARFLPEANVIQEVPAPRDGFISAIDGEALGLAVVALGGGRQVESDEIDPAVGISNILRLGDRVTKGSPIAVIHAAREDAARRAAETVLSAIEISDTTPMLPDLIHERISV; encoded by the coding sequence ATGGACGCCCGCTCGATCATAGCAAAACTGCGCAGGCAGGAGGTGCCGGGTCGCGAGGAACTGATCTGGTTTGCGCAGGGACTTGCGGACGGAAGCGTCAGCGACGCGCAGGCCGGGGCTTTTGCCATGGCCGTCTGCATGGGCAGTTTGGGCGCTCAGGGGCGTGCGGATTTGACGATCGCGATGCGCGACAGTGGAGACGTACTGACTTGGGATGTGGACGGACCGGTGATCGATAAGCACTCGACCGGAGGTGTCGGGGACAGTGTCAGCTTGGTTCTTGCCCCGGCGCTTGCGGAATGTGGGGCGTATGTCCCAATGATCTCGGGCCGGGGCCTGGGGCACACTGGTGGAACGCTTGACAAGCTTGAGGCTATCCCGGGGGTCAACACTCAGATCGGGCAGGACCGTCTTGCGCAGATTTTGCGCGAAACCGGCGCCGCCATCGTCGGAGCGACGGGCCAGATCGCGCCGGCAGACAAGCGCCTTTATGCGGTGCGGGATGTGACCGCGACAGTTGAGAGCCTGGACCTGATCACAGCGTCGATTCTGTCCAAAAAGCTGGCCGCCGGCCCGGACGCGCTGGTTCTTGACGTCAAGGTCGGCAGCGGCGCTTTCATGAAAACGATGGAAGATGCCCGCAAATTGGCCACCGCATTGACCGAGACCGCAAACGCAGCAGGGTGTCGCACGTCGGCGGTGATCACTGACATGAATCAGCCATTGGCCCCGGCGTTGGGGAATGCTTTGGAGATCGCTGAGGTGATGAAAGTCCTGACCGGCTCGGATATGTCACCTTTGGCAGACATTTCTGCCGAGCTGGGGGGCGTCTTGCTGACCGATGCAGGAATGTGCGGTTCGGTCGATGAGGGACGTGATAAAATCTTTGAAATCATCCGTGACGGACGCGCCGCAGAGCGATTTGGGCGCATGATGGCAGCGGTTGGTGGCCCCGTTCAGTTAGTCGAGACCTGGGCTCGGTTCCTTCCTGAGGCGAATGTCATCCAAGAGGTTCCGGCGCCGCGGGACGGCTTCATTTCTGCTATCGATGGCGAAGCTCTGGGTCTTGCCGTGGTTGCGCTGGGCGGTGGCCGTCAGGTCGAAAGTGATGAGATCGATCCAGCCGTCGGAATATCCAATATTCTCCGGCTGGGGGATCGTGTGACCAAAGGTTCACCGATTGCCGTGATCCATGCTGCTCGGGAAGATGCCGCGCGCCGAGCCGCAGAAACCGTGCTGAGCGCGATTGAGATCAGCGATACGACTCCGATGCTTCCGGATCTGATCCACGAAAGGATTAGCGTATGA